The following are encoded together in the Lagopus muta isolate bLagMut1 chromosome Z, bLagMut1 primary, whole genome shotgun sequence genome:
- the RAI14 gene encoding ankycorbin isoform X4 produces MKSLKAKFRKSDTNEWNKNDDRLLQAVENGDPEKVASLLGKKGASATKQDSEGKTAFHLAATKGHAECLRIMVTHGADVTAQDGAGHSALHLAVKNSHLDCIKRLLQYKCSVHSTDNCGKTALHYAATCGCLQAVQLLCEHKCPINIKDLDGNIPLLLAVQNGHTEVCKYLLDHGADVNTRDKNGRTALMMACEAGSLNMVEAFLRKGADVSLVDVFGQNALHYSKISENTGIQNLLSSKISQDVDAKSPTKAKQLSDLSSPRSSTSTPMTGKGQAFFADQEDFSSLLQDNKDRLSDSTTGADSLLDVSSETEQQDLLMLMQAKIASLTLHNKELQDKLQERAPKEVDSTIDSYHSTQREFDQTADRQSEFSAQELTCTLNATQSQEKLTSPSEIKTKYLQEDLKDAQMKLENSETKRKHLEVQVQSRVPEADYLSNADISENGSDPNLKIQETQNKHEESVKEVLNVQKQVKLGLVSSESEETCSEMSKLKATCEEVEMLRKELKRALEESERQKEKVRELQKKFEEREQNVTSKLSVEECEELKNSYCSVIDNINQEKALLIERYKEGQEEIKRLQEKLTNQTHLESSAESGEMKDAMHRMIDELNRQLSELSQLYKEAQAELEDYRKRKTVDDIAVDYIPRDEHEKLMQVTNSLKYKAENELLEMKSQYTKVLDEAEELKQLLDTQKQNSLPIAEHQQVMNALRSTVKEMEEEINELKELLTNKESEVRNLQKELLEEKAAINEAMVPRAAYEKLQSSLEGEVSLLSSKLKDVIKEKENVSLDVMQLRNEVLHLKEEKEGIHNLLEAKEREVSGLHQKYHQAQEDLLEMKRYSENSSKLEEDKDKKINEMSKEVSKLKEALNSLSQLSYSTSAPKRQSQQLEALQQQVKQLQNQLTETKKQHQETVSVYRMHLLYAVQGQMDEDVQKVLKQILSMCKSQSQKK; encoded by the exons ACTAATGAGTGGAATAAGAATGATGATCGGCTACTGCAGGCAGTGGAGAATGGTGATCCTGAAAAAGTGGCTTCGTTGCTGGGTAAAAAGGGAGCCAGTGCCACCAAACAAGATAGTGAGGGGAAAACTGC ttttcACCTGGCAGCCACAAAAGGACATGCAGAATGCCTCAGGATTATGGTGACACATGGTGCAGATGTGACAGCCCAAGATGGTGCAG GGCACAGTGCTTTACATCTTGCAGTGAAGAACAGCCACCTTGACTGCATTAAGAGGTTACTTCAg TATAAGTGTTCAGTACACAGCACTGACAACTGTGGGAAAACAGCTTTACATTATGCAG caACATGTGGTTGTCTTCAGGCAGTCCAACTTCTTTGTGAACACAAATGTCCAATTAACATCAAAGATTTG GATGGGAACATACCTCTGCTGCTTGCAGTACAAAATGGCCATACAGAAGTCTGTAAATACCTTCTGGATCATGGAGCAGACGTCAACACAAGGGATAAAAATGGAAG AACTGCTTTGATGATGGCTTGTGAAGCTGGTAGCCTTAACATGGTGGAAGCATTCCTTAGGAAAGGTGCAGATGTCAGTTTAGTAGATGTCTTTGGACAGAATGCCCTGCATTATTCCAAGATCTCTGAGAATACGGGAATCCAGAACCTGCTGTCATCAAAAATATCTCAGGATGTGG ATGCAAAATCaccaacaaaagcaaagcag CTTAGTGATTTGTCCTCTCCACGCTCATCAACTTCAACTCCTATGACTGGAAAAGGACAGGCTTTCTTTGCTGACCAA GAAGACTTCAGCTCCTTGCTTCAAGATAATAAAGACAGATTAAGTGACAGCACCACAG GTGCTGATAGTTTGTTGGATGTGAGTTCTGAAACTGAACAGCAAGATCTACTTATGCTGATGCAAGCAAAAATTGCTTCTTTGACATTACACAATAAGGAACTACAGGACAAATTACAG GAAAGAGCACCTAAAGAAGTGGATTCTACCATAGATTCTTATCATTCAACCCAAAGAGAGTTTGATCAAACAGCAGATAGACAAAGCGAGTTCTCAGCTCAGGAGCTGACGTGTACTTTAAATGCCACCCAGTCTCAAGAAAAATTGACAAGCcccagtgaaataaaaacaaagtaccTCCAGGAAGATTTAAAGGATGCACAGATGAAATTAGAAAATTCTGAAACCAAAAGAAAGCACTTAGAAGTTCAGGTCCAGTCAAGAGTCCCAGAAGCAGATTATTTAAGTAATGCAGACATCTCAGAAAATGGCTCTGATCCTAACCTGAAAATTCAAGAAACTCAAAACAAGCATGAGGAATCGGTGAAAGAGGTTTTAAATGTACAAAAGCAAGTGAAACTCGGTCTTGTTTCCTCTGAAAGTGAAGAAACTTGTTCTGAGATGAGTAAGTTGAAGGCTACGTGTGAAGAAGTTGAGATGCTTAGGAAAGAATTGAAGAGAGCCCTGGAGGAaagtgaaagacaaaaagagaaagtgagagaactgcagaaaaagttTGAAGAAAGAGAGCAGAATGTTACAAGCAAATTGTCTGTGGAAGAATGTGAGGAATTAAAGAATTCATACTGTTCAGTTATTGATAATATTAATCAGGAGAAAGCACTGTTGATTGAGAGGTACAAAGAAGGGcaagaggaaattaaaaggctgcaggagaagctgaCAAATCAGACACACTTAGAATCTAGTGCTGAATCCGGAGAAATGAAAGATGCAATGCACAGAATGATAGATGAGCTCAACAGACAACTGAGTGAATTGTCCCAGTTGTACAAAGAAGCACAAGCAGAGCTTGAAGATTataggaagagaaaaactgtAGATGATATAGCTGTGGACTACATACCTAGAGATGAACATGAGAAGCTGATGCAGGTAACAAATTCTTTGAAAtacaaagcagagaatgagTTATTAGAAATGAAATCCCAGTACACAAAAGTGTTAGATGAAGCAGAAGAACTAAAGCAGCTGTTAGACactcagaaacaaaactcaTTGCCAATTGCTGAACACCAGCAGGTGATGAATGCACTTAGAAGTACTgtaaaggaaatggaagaagaaataaatgagctCAAAGAATTACTTACCAACAAGGAAAGTGAAGTAAGAAATCTACAGAAGGAattattagaagaaaaagctgcaatTAATGAAGCAATGGTACCCAGGGCTGCATATGAAAAGCTCCAATCTTCATTAGAAGGTGAAGTTAGTCTTCTGTCATCAAAACTGAAGGATGtaatcaaagagaaggaaaatgtgtcCTTAGATGTTATGCAGCTGAGAAATGAAGTTTTGcatctgaaagaagagaaagaaggtaTACATAATCTGCTTGAAGCAAAGGAACGGGAGGTCAGTGGTCTTCATCAAAAGTATCATCAAGCTCAAGAAGATcttcttgaaatgaaaagatACTCTGAAAACTCATCAAAGCTAGAAGAGGATAAAGATAAAAAG ATCAATGAAATGTCTAAGGAAGTCAGCAAATTAAAAGAAGCTTTGAACAGCCTTTCTCAGCTTTCCTATTCAACCAGTGCCCCCAAAAGACAAAGTCAGCAGCTGGAGGCATTACAACAACAAGTGAAACAGTTGCAAAACCAACTGACT gaaacaaagaaacaacatcaGGAAACAGTGTCAGTTTACAGGATGCATCTTCTCTATGCTGTGCAG GGTCAAATGGATGAAGATGTCCAGAAGGTGCTTAAACAAATTTTATCAATGTGTAAAAGCCAATCacagaaaaagtaa